GCACGCCTTCGACGCCGACCACATCGCGGCGATCGACAACACCACCCGCAAGCTGATGGCCGACGGCCAGCGCCCGGTGTCCGTCGGCTTCTGGTTCGCCCTCGGGCACTCCAGCATCGTGATGGGGATGGCCGCGCTGCTGGCGGCGGGCGTCAGGTTCGCCGGGACCCTGGTGGACGAGGACTCCTCGGTGCACGGCGTGCTCGGCGTGATCGGCACCAGCGTCTCGGGCGTCTTCCTGTACGTCATCGCGGCCATCAACCTGGTGGCGCTGGCCGGGATCCACAAGGTCTACAAGGAGATGCGGGCCGGCCGCTACGACGAGGCGCAGCTGGAGAAGCACCTCGACGAGCGCGGCTTCATGAACCGCATCCTGGGCCGGGTCACCAAGTCGATCCGCCGCCCGTGGCAGATGTACCCGCTGGGCGTGCTGTTCGGCCTGGGCTTCGACACCGCCACCGAGGTGGCGCTGATGGTGATGGCCGGCTCCGGCGCGGCCTCCGGCCTGCCCTGGTACGCGATCCTGTGCCTGCCGCTGCTGTTCGCCTGCGGCATGAGCCTGTTCGACACCCTGGACGGGACGTTCATGAACTTCGCCTACCACTGGGCGTTCTCCAACCCGGTGCGCAAGGTGTACTACAACCTCACCATCACCGGCCTGTCGATCGCGGTGGCGTTCTTCATCGGCACCATCGAGCTGGTGAGCGTGCTGCACGAGAAGCTCGACCTCACCGACCCGGTGAGCGGCTGGATCGCGGACATCAGCCTGGACAACGTCGGCTACGTCATCGTCGGCCTGTTCGTCGTGGTCTGGGCGTGCGCGCTGGCCTACTGGCGGTTCAGCGACGTCGAGCAGCGCTGGGCCGCGCGGGCCGCCGCCAAGGTCTGACCCGGCGTCAACCGGTGGCCGGGCAGGTGGGGCACCGGCCGCTGAGCACCAGCGTCTCGACCCGGAAGCCGGTGTGCGCCGCCGCCGCCGACAGGCCGTCGTCCAGCAGCGCCACCGGGAACTCGGCGACCGCGCCGCAACCGGTGCACAGCGCGTGGTGGTGCGGCTCGCCCGCCATCCCGAAGGCGAGCTCGCCCCCCAGCCCGCGCAGCGAGTGCA
This is a stretch of genomic DNA from Kitasatospora fiedleri. It encodes these proteins:
- a CDS encoding Nickel transporter NicT, translated to MTVTTDTARTPLPPRWQRQDTVRTAGLLGVVLAMHVVAFGTLLLLVAPNHYAVGTQVFGVGLGVTAYTLGMRHAFDADHIAAIDNTTRKLMADGQRPVSVGFWFALGHSSIVMGMAALLAAGVRFAGTLVDEDSSVHGVLGVIGTSVSGVFLYVIAAINLVALAGIHKVYKEMRAGRYDEAQLEKHLDERGFMNRILGRVTKSIRRPWQMYPLGVLFGLGFDTATEVALMVMAGSGAASGLPWYAILCLPLLFACGMSLFDTLDGTFMNFAYHWAFSNPVRKVYYNLTITGLSIAVAFFIGTIELVSVLHEKLDLTDPVSGWIADISLDNVGYVIVGLFVVVWACALAYWRFSDVEQRWAARAAAKV